Within Bombus fervidus isolate BK054 chromosome 3, iyBomFerv1, whole genome shotgun sequence, the genomic segment ATATTTCAGACGGTGCCGATAACACGTAAGCTTTTACCCTCATGAACCTGTTTCCCTATTGTTTGTTTTCTCCCTCCCTTCGTATAACCCTTCATATAACCCTTCATAATCTCATAAATTTTGACATCTGAaacaaattacatattattatgtcATTACATTTTTAACACTGTATTTTGTGTAAATGTATGTTTATTTCTCGtgaaatatataactttatatattttcgtcTGAATTggcaaaatgaaaattagagAAAGTATGTTCACttcttaaattttatgttCTACAATATTAATGtggtattttttttcttttcttttgcattaataattttttgatgtcacgtttcgatattaataaagtaaatgCATAATgatattctgtattttttatagattaatgttatttttatatttatattaatataagcaTATTAAATCACAGTTAGTAGTTACACATTAGATTGAATTTGTTCTTTGTAATCTGATATTGCCTAACCCTTAGTTTTAAGGATgaggaagaagaggatgaCGAAGGAGAAGAACtcaatgaaaataatgaaatatgtaaaacagCTTCCAAAGAGAAACTTCCATTACCAACTCCAGACTTTAATGGTATACCCACGATGAAAACTTCGGTCTTCTCAAATCCATTTGTTGAAGCAGAAAAAGCAAAGAGTGCAATTCTTGAGAAACACGTGAAAATGACGCCAACTCTTGAtgatacaaaaatgataaatggCAGAAAGATTTGTTGGAACTATAGGAAAGGTAGATGCCGATTTGGTCATAATTGTACCTTTGCACATGATTCAGATTTACATCGTACAGCAGCTGAGTTAGAGGCAATTAGAACACCACAGGAAACAGTTATTTGTCAGACTCAGTATAATGGTCAAGTTTCCATCAATGACGATGACGAGATAGATCAAGAAAATAATCAAATGAATAGACGTAAGAAAAGGCCAGGATTAAGTCAATCTTTAGTACCAAGCAAAAAAGtcttaaaaatgtacaaagcGCAACAGGCTAAAGCTATTAGTAGGTAAATGTAACTGTGTCAAGCATACGAACGATGTTAACATTTAATTAGCTGCTCTGAAATGGGAGTAACTTATGATTTATATGCTTTATAACTGAAATGAATTTATACAAGTGATATtgattataaattgtataaaaaatgataatcaAAAAGCACGAAACGGTTTATAAGcgaaaaacaatataaaagattaataatttctttacatatgaacaaagggaaaaaaataaaacaaatatatgcttccagtaaaattttacaaaaagataTGACACATGCAGATAATGCCTATTTCTAAATGAATTGAAAGTTTCAGGATGATTTAAATActacttaatatttataaaaagaagtgtttgttatgtatataaagaatatagagtttaattgtataattaatacttCCAGGGACCTGTATAAGTGGATCATAATTCATTGTCTTGCATGCaaatagttttataaatatatttctatttatacttGGTATTCTTAACTTGCctatgaaaaaaatgaaacatgTCTTCTTACTACTTacattttgttatataatttaattacatatatgtcTCTCTTTCATTAGAAAGAGGCAGCTATTTGAAAGTTTTCCTGTATCagaattgtgaaatatttacaaGTAACTATAAATAGCTATTCTACCTAGATTGGGTTTAGATAGATACAAAATATCGCTACAGCtttactaaaaattttttaGATCTTGTTTAATGTACAGAGCAAAAATTATCTATACGAAAGTGATGTATGTAAAGAAAGGATTACGCAAGTTGTGTACAATATTGTTAATactttttcttaataaactATTTAATCTAGTATCTATCTTAGATACTAATAACACAATATTATAACAACGGTAtaccaaaaaaagaaaaaactataATTACGCTTCCATTATGcattactttttatataatgttataagatGTAAAATAAGGCTTTATAATTCTACATGGAACAATGAAACGTTAAATATTTGGTTTTATCAATGTAACGTCACGTAGCTCCCTTTTCACATGATTTATCTGTGTCAGTATTTTTaccattaaaatttttttactatGTATTACTGCGTATTATAACACACTGTATGTGTGTACTGTCTACTTCCtatatacataattcatatttcattaaactttagcaatatattaaatacgaaagaaattaatttattaaaccaGAAAATGAATGTGAAATCCGAAAATGCCTGTATGTCGGAGAATGTAACAGAAACACAGGTTTAtaacttttcttctttattttatagagCAATAAGtttatgaaaagaaattttttgaaagaGCAATAAATTACAATGACCAAGATATTACTAGTTTCTATCCTTCTCCTAGCTGTACCATATGAAAATCGGTATAAGTTTCAATctgcaaaataaaatgataataaattacttagcttatatgaataatttgaaagaatgaaaaagagaagggGTATATCAAAATGGGTAAAAAATGATAGGCacatgatattttattagacAATCATGGATACAATATATGAATTCAGACCAATTATATATGGCATAAGTGCATCGATAACTGATTATTGCATctttcattgaaaatatatatttatatatcattttttttcacTTCTGTGACTGAACATCTCACAGGCACTTTGTCTCTAAATAATAGTAAAGTTTGTGACAAATGTTTTTATGcaaaataagatatatatctatatcttttatatatatatatcttatatatatatataacatagttTATGTTCATTAAGTTATGTTCGATGACAAAACAATgtttattgataaattaaataataaaatgaacgtTCTTCATAAGGGACTATAATatagaaatcgatatttttattcaacccAACAGCATTtccaataaattaattaatcatactTTTCATAATTACTCAACGATATTAT encodes:
- the LOC139985397 gene encoding uncharacterized protein encodes the protein MASLVADYGTSSSSESSGDDISDGADNTFKDEEEEDDEGEELNENNEICKTASKEKLPLPTPDFNGIPTMKTSVFSNPFVEAEKAKSAILEKHVKMTPTLDDTKMINGRKICWNYRKGRCRFGHNCTFAHDSDLHRTAAELEAIRTPQETVICQTQYNGQVSINDDDEIDQENNQMNRRKKRPGLSQSLVPSKKVLKMYKAQQAKAISR